CCTGGTACCGGGCTCTCCCGTTCACTGCCAGCGAGGGCAGAATGGGATTACCCAACTGCTAGAAATCTGCCTTTAAAACAGGACTGAGCCTGAACAagttggagggcagggggagagcatGGTCCAGGAGCAGCAGGCCGAGGGGGCCAGCCTGTGACACCTCTGGGCAACAGCTGGACCCACTTCAATTCAAATCAGAGTCCGCTGGTGAAGAGAGAAATGTGGGTCCTTTCTTCTAAGCTGACCCAGGGGTGCTCTTTTCTCCCCATTGCCCAGGCGTTCCTGCCCTTGCTGAAGAAGGCTGCCCAGGGGAGCCCCCAACCAGGGCTGAGCTGCAGCAAGGCGGCCATTGTCAACATGTCCAGTGAGTGCGGCTCCATCACGAATCTCATTGCCTGGGAGTTGGTGCAAGTTGTCTCTTATCGGTGCAGCAAGGTAGGGGGTGTGCCCAGTGGGGCACCAATTCACGCTCGGTCCGTGTTCCGCTAcagcaaagggaaaagaaaaatctttcttgcctaggtgaccagatgtcccgattttatagggacagtcccgatttttgggtctttttcacatttgctgtctggtcaccctattcttgcCCCGTGGTTTATCCCCCAGATTTGACCTGCCAGGCCAGCATTCAGGCCAATCTCACTCTGCTGTCTCTTGTGGGAAGCACGGCCTCCGGGTCACATGATGCTTGGTcacctgaccccagagcccaagCCTTGGAACAGGACTCTGGGTCCTGCACCTGGGCCCATTGCAGTGAGAGGTGGTGACTCAGTAACATGCTGATCATCCCCAAGGAGAGAATCACACATTGCAGCTTGCATCAGCTGTCCCCCTTACTCACCTTTCTCCTGGAGGTGGGTCCCTGCTCTCCTCACATGCTGCTGTCTCTGCTCATGGTGTCTCGCCCACAGGCTGCTCTGAACATGCTCACCAAGTGCCAATCCTTGGGGTATGAAGGAGACGGGATCCTGAGCATCGCTGTCCATCCTGGCTGGGTGCAGACTGACATGGGGAGCTCAACCTCCCACCAGGTAGGTGCTGAGTGGGAGAGGCCAGTCGTAGCCACATGTCAAGGGCAGAAGTTCATCATAGGGGGAATGGTTACACTGGAGCCTGTTCCCTTATCACCCCCGCCCCATATTGATGACACCTCTCAGGGGCTCCCATCCCAGCAAGGCGGTCGTCAGGACCGAGCTCCCTGGGGATTCAGTGCTGCGTCCTGGGCGTTGCTTCCCAGGGCTGCTGGTCCCATGGTTCCGTCAGCGCTCAGCGTTGCACAAGAAaccctgcagagctgctgccttggggagctggagggggcaggagctggtcGTCTGTCTCCATTGGGGCTTAGGTTGTCTCTCAGGAGTGCAGCCCTTTTCACCTATTTTCTATTGTAAACACTGGCCTTGGACCTGCCTCCCCCGTTCCCTGCCAGCGAAGGCAGAATGGGATTACTGAGATCCTTTTCCAGATCCTGGCCCGGCCCCTGGTGTCCtgggccagccccagggcaggcttCTCCCCCTCATTCTCCTTTGCCCCCTGCAGGCTCCACTGCCGGTGGACGTGAGTGTCCAAGGGATCCTGAACGTGCTTCCAACGCTCTCCAAGAAGGACAACGGGGCCTTTGTGAACTGGGAAGGGAAAGTTCTTCCCTGGTGAGACGTCCCCTGGCCACGCGACAGGAGCCCTGGGTCAGGTCATTCCAGTGACCGCGCCGTCAGCCGTTCCTGTGTCCTCAATAAACCCACTGTTCTAATGCAACAACCCTGCCGTTGGTTGGATTTGTACCATTTAGCCAGCCTGAAAGCTGGGCAAGTGCTACCCCCCTATGCCCAACAGAGTGGAAAGGCTGGACTTCCAACACCGGGGCTATGCCAGTGCCAGGGCCATGGCGAGTGAGATCAGGGCAGATCAGCACCCAGAGGGCAGCAGAGCCAGGTGGTCAGGAAACTGGTTTCAAACATCCTGCTGAAAGAGTCTGCGAGACAAAgcgggctgcagggagccagtgAATGGCAGGTGAGGGCCTAGAAACGCCTCCAGAGAGCAAACTgagatggcagctgctgcaggggaacCGGGGCAGCCCTAAGCATATGGAGAGCAGAGCCCGGGCTCAGTACTAGAGCAGAGCCAGGGAGATGGAGTAAGAGCGGGAGCTATGGGCAAGGCTGCTCTGGCTCCGTGGAGACCTGCCCACGAAGAAGGGGCTGGCAAGGCTGGGGAGAAACATTCTGTGTCCAGTGCAGCTCGGCTCCTGCCCGGCAGTCTGTGGGGTTAGAGCCGCTCTCTGCCTGGCTACAGCTGGCTGCCAAGGACATCTGGCCAATAATCAAGCACCTCTCCCCTTTAACGTCTCTGCCTAGCGCCTCCCTCCTGACACCAGGTGGGGTGTCCATGCCAGGCAGCTCCTCGACCTCCCCACCTTGGTGCATCCCCTCTGGCTTCTGGGCTGGGAACTAGACACTGACACTGTTCTCCAAAGAACACGACAAATTCTCCCCTGCCCTCTCTcagccacacacacaaaggaCACAGGGCCGGGCTGGACTAGGCCACCTTCCTGCACCACATGCAGCTTCCTCCACGTGATTAGTGAGGTGGGCGTGAAGCTCCAGTAGACGTTAGCCAATCTCCAAAGACAAGGTGCTGCACGTGCCAGGGGCCTGACTTGGAACAATACAAAACTGCCAGCACAGCCTTGGTCATACGGAACGGCACAGCCCTTGACAGCAGCCACGCTGGAGCCACGTATGGAGCTATGCATTACCCATGTACGCACACGGGAGGGAGGAAGCTCCATGGGCCGGGCCagggctgacaggagagagctgcaGGGCGAGAGGGCTCATGCTGGcagggctctctgcacaggaggTTCAAATGAGCTGCTCTGCAGGACCTGTTTTACTCTGATTCTGGGGCCAGCTGAGAGCGTGCCCAAGCGAACAAGTCACTGGCTCCCAGCAGCTGATCAGGACAATGTTCTGCTGCTCAGTTTGGGCTGATAGGAAGCTgggaccctcccctgctgctgggcgCTCTGGCAGGTGGTGTCCGAGCGAGGGGCTCGTGTCTCCAGCCAGGGCCGGGGGTCGCTCCAGTTTGCCCGTGCAGTTGAGTTTAGCTATCAGGTGCGGTGGGGACCTGTACCTGTCACTGGGTTGggttagcctcccaggccagcaggctggggagggggtgctggAGCCTCGTCCTGTGAGGCAGAGGGAGTTGGAGCTGCCTGGCTGAATACAGAGGATTTCTCCAGCACCTTGGGCCGAGCGATTCCTGAACCCGACACCAGGAACTGAGTTTTCTAATTGCTCCTCCCAGCCTAGCCTCTGGGGTGGACAGCGCTGTGTGGGCGGGAGGGTGTCTCCACACACACAGGTCTGGCCACTCGCGGAGGTGGTGTAACCACGCTGACGGGAGACGCTCCACCCGCGGTGCAGCAATGTCCTCACTGAATGCCACAGCGGCTGGGTTTCAAGTGCAGACCTGCCATGTGTacccctctgggcagctctgcaggggCTGGCTTTGGACTAGCCGCCGTGGGAGTTGCTGGGGTGGGGCTACCTGCCATTTGTGGCTGGGGGATTGTCGGCTTGGAGTTCAGGGAGCGCCCCTCTCTGCCATACTGCACACAGGTGTGAACAGAACATGGCTATTGATGGTCACGCTCATTCCAGACCAGCAATCCGAGTCGATCGCACTCCCTTGGTACTGACGGAAGCAACGGAAGCAGAGCTGAAATCGGCTAAGTGCCAACCACTGCCACGGAGATGCTCCCGCCTGTGTGATAAATAaggcggggggcaggaggagctccctttgatggacccCCAGTCatccagttagctgtaaaatccctcttggtggctgttctctacttgctttacttgTGAAGGGTTAAAAAGACCCCCAGGTAAGAAAAAAAGGTGggtacctgaccaaaagagccgaTGGGACGGTagagctttttaaaattgggaaagaaacttttcctttgtctgttgttctctctgggctgcagggacacggagCAGCAATGCTCTAAGCAGGAATCCTGTGTAAGGTTTGAACCTGGTATGAAAAATTATCTTCCATACCTGGAAGGAATCACTGGGACAGGGAATGTTGAGATAAACgcaatcaggtttatttctttatttttgtctcgtggatctcctctgtgctaatcccggatgcttttgtttgcttgtaacctttaagctgaacccccaagaaagctattctaggtgcttaatttttggaattgctcttttaaaatctagcaaaagcctaagttccagatgtattttctttcttttttatttttaataaaatttaccttttgaaaGAACAGGATTTGGATTGTTGTGTTCTAAGTGGTTTGTGCCTATGCTGTTTGATTAGTTGGtgacaacagctaatttccttt
This Gopherus evgoodei ecotype Sinaloan lineage chromosome 12, rGopEvg1_v1.p, whole genome shotgun sequence DNA region includes the following protein-coding sequences:
- the LOC115660464 gene encoding uncharacterized protein LOC115660464 isoform X1, whose translation is MAGFNVRSVLVTGANRGIGLELVKQFLEKSNPPEWVFATCRDPEGERAQQLKNLASRHPNLAIVALEATDPASIKAAATRVEEHLKSSGLNLLINNAGIVRPSTLESETPEDMSLVYATNVTGPLLVSQAFLPLLKKAAQGSPQPGLSCSKAAIVNMSSECGSITNLIAWELVQVVSYRCSKAALNMLTKCQSLGYEGDGILSIAVHPGWVQTDMGSSTSHQAPLPVDVSVQGILNVLPTLSKKDNGAFVNWEGKVLPW